One Lentimicrobiaceae bacterium DNA window includes the following coding sequences:
- a CDS encoding Y-family DNA polymerase has product MFALVDCNNFYASCERVFNPALNEKPVVVLSNNDGCVISRSNEAKALGIPMGAPAFKYEDVFKREDVKVFSANFPLYGDMSRRVMDILSDFTPEMEIYSIDESFLKFDGFENYDLREYAIKIRQKVLKWTGIPVSIGVAKTKSLSKAAAHIAKKFPDKTEGVYVIDTDEKIIKALKWLKVGDVWGIGRRYEKKLNEKGVRTAFEFTQLSDQYIKQQMSVVSLYLKRDLLGEPILRLEEAQSKKNIATTRSFDKNYTKFEDISERISTFAVMCAEKLRKQNSCCNSLVVFIRTNKHKNSLKQYSGSIKVKLPFATNSNIEIAKFANSALKQIFKEGFEYKKAGVIVQDFSDAGVVQQNLFENSDQRHVALMNSIDYINRNFGQQKVRLATQDQGKVWKMKQENLSPKYTTNLDDIITIKV; this is encoded by the coding sequence ATGTTTGCTTTGGTCGATTGCAATAACTTTTACGCATCTTGCGAGCGTGTGTTCAATCCGGCTTTGAACGAAAAACCTGTGGTTGTGCTATCTAACAACGACGGTTGTGTAATATCGCGAAGCAACGAAGCCAAAGCCCTTGGGATACCAATGGGAGCTCCAGCTTTTAAATACGAAGATGTTTTTAAAAGGGAAGATGTAAAAGTTTTTTCGGCAAATTTTCCTTTGTACGGAGATATGAGTCGCAGAGTTATGGATATATTGAGCGACTTCACTCCCGAAATGGAGATTTACAGCATAGACGAAAGTTTTTTGAAGTTTGACGGTTTCGAGAATTACGATTTGAGAGAGTACGCCATTAAAATAAGACAAAAAGTGCTTAAATGGACAGGTATTCCTGTGAGCATAGGCGTTGCCAAAACCAAATCATTATCTAAAGCTGCCGCTCATATAGCTAAGAAATTCCCCGACAAAACCGAAGGTGTTTATGTTATAGATACAGACGAAAAGATTATTAAAGCCCTTAAATGGCTTAAAGTCGGCGATGTTTGGGGTATTGGAAGAAGATACGAGAAAAAACTAAACGAAAAAGGAGTGAGAACCGCTTTTGAGTTTACTCAGCTATCAGACCAATATATCAAGCAACAAATGTCTGTTGTTTCTTTGTATTTAAAACGCGATTTACTCGGAGAGCCGATTTTACGATTGGAAGAGGCGCAGAGCAAAAAAAACATTGCTACAACTCGCTCTTTCGATAAAAACTATACTAAGTTTGAAGATATTAGCGAAAGAATATCAACGTTTGCAGTGATGTGTGCCGAAAAGCTGCGAAAGCAAAATTCGTGCTGCAACAGTCTTGTAGTTTTTATCAGGACTAACAAACATAAGAACAGCTTGAAACAATATTCGGGAAGTATAAAAGTGAAGTTGCCTTTTGCTACCAATTCTAACATTGAGATTGCGAAGTTTGCCAACAGTGCTTTAAAACAAATTTTCAAGGAAGGTTTTGAGTACAAAAAAGCAGGTGTTATTGTGCAAGACTTTTCGGATGCTGGCGTAGTGCAACAAAACTTGTTTGAAAACAGCGACCAACGCCATGTTGCTCTGATGAACTCTATAGACTATATAAATAGAAACTTCGGGCAACAAAAAGTGCGATTGGCAACCCAAGACCAAGGTAAAGTTTGGAAAATGAAACAAGAAAATCTATCTCCAAAATACACTACAAACTTAGATGATATTATTACTATAAAGGTGTAG
- a CDS encoding hemerythrin domain-containing protein: MITKNKYTGSEKMSDLISDNYFLVLVLSRFDIPLGFGDMTIKEVCQKHNIDSNTFISVINLLIFDDYQPSAAELNNISIETLIKYLKSSHNYFLNFRLASIRKKLDAALKKGEKDIHAVIIKYYDQYVGEVEKHMKYEEEVVFPYVNKLLLKKSTSKYNIDTFSKKHDKVESKLTELKNIIIKYYQSPINEELNEALYDIFSCAVDLASHNKIEDGLIVPAVRRIENCGK, translated from the coding sequence ATGATTACCAAAAATAAATATACCGGCTCCGAAAAGATGAGCGACCTGATTTCCGACAACTACTTTTTAGTCTTGGTTTTAAGCCGTTTCGATATTCCGCTTGGCTTTGGAGATATGACTATCAAAGAAGTATGCCAAAAACACAATATCGATTCCAACACTTTTATCAGCGTAATAAATCTGTTGATTTTTGATGATTATCAGCCATCTGCTGCCGAGCTTAATAATATTTCAATTGAAACGCTTATCAAATACCTTAAAAGTTCGCACAATTATTTTCTGAACTTCCGACTTGCATCTATCAGAAAAAAACTTGACGCAGCTCTAAAAAAAGGAGAAAAAGATATTCATGCCGTTATTATCAAGTATTACGACCAATACGTCGGCGAAGTTGAAAAACACATGAAATACGAAGAAGAAGTCGTTTTTCCTTACGTGAACAAACTTTTGCTTAAAAAAAGCACTTCAAAATATAATATCGATACTTTCAGCAAAAAACACGATAAAGTTGAGAGCAAACTTACGGAGCTTAAAAATATTATTATAAAATATTATCAATCGCCGATAAATGAAGAGCTTAACGAAGCTTTGTATGATATTTTTTCTTGTGCGGTAGATTTGGCGTCGCATAATAAAATAGAAGACGGTCTAATTGTTCCGGCTGTCAGAAGAATTGAAAACTGTGGTAAATAA
- a CDS encoding LuxR C-terminal-related transcriptional regulator — protein MKRIVNVIVAEPSFIIRSGLISVLKKISDHRFNVTEIDDFKKLQDELIRNKTEILFINPAYLGVFNFDKLKRSGYGGTEPIIVALCSSLYTDGEINKYDKAISIYDTPNSIKDKILALVSQPEEDNETKPELTQRETDIVVCVAKGMTNKQIAEEFCLSTHTIMTHRRNISAKLQIHSPAGITVYAIANKLVNIKDIDI, from the coding sequence ATGAAACGTATTGTTAATGTGATTGTAGCCGAACCTTCTTTCATCATAAGAAGCGGACTGATTAGTGTTTTGAAAAAAATATCCGACCACAGATTTAATGTAACCGAAATTGACGATTTTAAAAAGCTACAAGACGAACTTATTAGAAATAAAACTGAGATTTTGTTTATAAATCCTGCATATCTCGGAGTATTTAATTTCGACAAACTAAAAAGAAGCGGCTACGGCGGCACTGAACCCATAATTGTTGCTTTGTGCAGCTCGTTGTACACCGATGGCGAGATTAATAAATACGACAAAGCTATTTCCATTTATGACACTCCGAACAGTATAAAAGATAAAATTCTGGCTTTGGTAAGTCAGCCTGAAGAAGACAACGAAACAAAACCCGAACTTACTCAACGCGAAACGGATATTGTTGTGTGCGTAGCAAAAGGTATGACTAATAAGCAAATTGCCGAAGAATTTTGTCTATCAACGCATACCATAATGACTCACAGACGAAACATATCGGCTAAACTTCAAATTCACAGTCCCGCTGGAATAACTGTTTACGCTATTGCCAATAAACTTGTAAATATTAAGGATATTGATATTTGA
- a CDS encoding cation diffusion facilitator family transporter, which translates to MKTKKNDALRTSVFSVISNILLAIIKFTAGILGNSFALIADAIESTADIFSSTLVAFGLRYSQKPADKNHPYGHGKIEPLITFIVVAFLVTSAVLIIVKGIKNISGPKETPEAWTLIVLALIIIWKEAVYRYVMAKSKKNNSTSLKAEAWHNRSDAITSIAAFIGISIAVIFGEGYESADDWAAIFAGLFIFYNSYRIFRPALGEILDENVHHDLISQIREYSLEVDGVVDTEKCFVRKSGMNYFVDLHAIVDSEITVREGHEIAHKLVDYLKYKIPEIDKVIVHVEPCE; encoded by the coding sequence ATGAAAACCAAAAAAAATGATGCTCTCAGGACATCGGTTTTTAGCGTAATAAGTAATATTTTATTGGCTATTATTAAGTTTACAGCCGGTATTCTAGGAAATTCTTTTGCTCTTATCGCCGATGCAATTGAATCAACGGCAGATATTTTTTCTTCTACGTTGGTTGCGTTTGGGTTAAGATATTCTCAAAAGCCAGCCGACAAAAACCACCCGTACGGGCACGGAAAAATAGAACCGCTTATTACTTTTATTGTAGTGGCTTTTTTGGTAACTTCGGCGGTACTAATCATTGTAAAAGGTATCAAAAACATTTCAGGTCCTAAGGAAACTCCCGAAGCGTGGACATTGATAGTTTTGGCACTTATAATTATTTGGAAAGAAGCTGTTTATAGGTACGTTATGGCAAAAAGCAAGAAAAACAACAGCACTTCGTTAAAAGCCGAAGCTTGGCATAACAGAAGCGATGCCATAACTTCCATAGCTGCTTTTATAGGTATTTCAATAGCGGTTATTTTTGGTGAGGGCTACGAATCTGCCGACGATTGGGCTGCAATATTTGCCGGATTGTTTATATTTTACAATAGTTACAGGATATTCAGACCGGCTTTGGGCGAAATTTTAGACGAAAACGTACACCACGATTTGATTAGTCAGATAAGAGAATATTCCTTGGAAGTCGATGGTGTTGTTGATACCGAAAAATGCTTTGTTCGCAAGTCGGGAATGAATTATTTTGTCGATCTTCATGCCATTGTCGATTCCGAAATAACTGTCAGAGAAGGACACGAAATAGCTCACAAATTAGTCGATTACTTGAAATATAAAATCCCCGAAATTGATAAAGTGATAGTTCATGTTGAACCATGTGAGTGA
- the deoD gene encoding purine-nucleoside phosphorylase — MSIHIGAEKGSIAEIVLLPGDPLRAKFIAESLFTDVVCYNQVRGMYGYTGTYKGQKVSVQGTGMGLPSHMIYVNELIHDFDAKQLIRIGTCGGILDSIKVRDIIVAMSASTDSCVIPRYFGEKTFAPTADFELLKKVIDAAKAKNMKIRVGNVLSSDLFYHFPEEGKPYDLWKTFGVMAVEMETAGLYLLASRYNVQALSILTVSDHITTGEHMPAIERQENTLDMTRLALAAI; from the coding sequence ATGAGTATTCACATTGGAGCCGAAAAAGGCAGCATAGCCGAGATAGTTTTATTACCTGGCGATCCGCTTAGAGCAAAATTCATTGCCGAAAGTTTATTTACCGACGTAGTTTGTTACAATCAGGTTAGAGGTATGTATGGCTACACAGGCACGTACAAAGGACAAAAAGTGTCGGTGCAAGGAACCGGTATGGGATTGCCTTCGCACATGATTTATGTTAACGAGCTTATACACGATTTTGATGCAAAACAACTTATCAGAATTGGCACTTGCGGCGGAATTTTAGATTCTATTAAAGTTAGAGATATTATTGTAGCAATGAGTGCATCAACCGATTCATGCGTGATTCCGCGTTATTTCGGCGAAAAAACTTTTGCACCTACAGCCGATTTCGAGTTGCTGAAAAAAGTTATTGACGCCGCAAAAGCAAAAAACATGAAAATAAGGGTAGGTAATGTATTGTCTTCGGATTTGTTTTATCATTTTCCGGAAGAAGGCAAGCCTTACGATTTGTGGAAAACATTCGGAGTTATGGCTGTTGAGATGGAAACTGCCGGATTGTATTTACTTGCTTCAAGATACAATGTTCAGGCTCTTTCAATCCTTACAGTCAGCGACCATATTACTACCGGCGAGCACATGCCGGCTATAGAAAGACAAGAAAACACTTTGGATATGACCCGTTTGGCACTTGCCGCTATTTAA
- a CDS encoding SDR family NAD(P)-dependent oxidoreductase — translation MKKTVFITGATSGFGEACAYLYAEKNYNLILNGRRAERLEKIKSKILSNNKNVDIILLPFDVQKKDEVEKSINTLQQQCKSVDVLVNNAGLAIGTTGIQDGLIEDWETMIDTNIKGVLYVTKFTLPLLLKSSCPHIVNVGSIAGKVVYKGGNVYCATKHAVDALSQAMRIDYLDLGIKVSQVLPGAAETEFSIVRYKGDEAKAANVYEGYKPLVAEDVANIIVWVTELPQHVNINELLVMPTAQAAPGIFKKN, via the coding sequence ATGAAAAAAACCGTATTTATTACCGGAGCAACAAGCGGATTTGGCGAAGCTTGTGCATATTTGTATGCCGAAAAAAACTACAATTTAATTTTGAACGGAAGGCGTGCCGAAAGGTTGGAGAAAATTAAATCGAAAATATTGAGCAATAATAAGAATGTCGACATAATACTATTGCCTTTTGATGTGCAGAAGAAAGACGAGGTTGAGAAAAGTATAAACACTTTGCAACAGCAATGCAAATCTGTTGATGTTTTGGTAAATAATGCAGGTTTGGCTATTGGTACTACAGGTATTCAGGACGGATTGATAGAAGATTGGGAAACAATGATAGATACCAACATAAAGGGAGTGCTATATGTTACCAAATTCACTCTTCCGTTGTTGCTGAAAAGTAGTTGTCCGCACATAGTCAACGTAGGTTCGATAGCCGGCAAAGTAGTTTATAAGGGTGGAAACGTATATTGTGCAACCAAACACGCTGTTGATGCTTTAAGTCAAGCCATGCGGATTGATTATTTGGATTTGGGTATAAAAGTCTCGCAAGTACTACCGGGAGCTGCCGAAACGGAGTTCTCAATAGTCAGGTACAAAGGCGATGAAGCAAAAGCTGCCAATGTTTACGAAGGCTACAAACCTTTGGTTGCCGAAGACGTTGCCAATATCATTGTTTGGGTTACCGAATTGCCGCAACATGTAAACATAAACGAATTACTTGTCATGCCTACGGCTCAGGCTGCACCCGGAATATTTAAAAAGAATTAG
- the umuD gene encoding translesion error-prone DNA polymerase V autoproteolytic subunit, protein MDFNVNENSIKIYTASDATDYELPYIDEGISAGFPSPALDFDDIAIDLNKHLIKHPSATFYGRVSGHSLEGAGISDGDILIIDRSLEPTNDKIAVCYIDGEFTAKRIHKHNNELWLLPENSEYQPIKVEANSNFIIWGIVTYVIKSV, encoded by the coding sequence ATGGATTTTAACGTAAACGAAAATAGCATAAAAATATACACAGCAAGCGATGCAACCGATTACGAATTGCCTTATATTGACGAAGGCATAAGTGCCGGTTTTCCTTCTCCTGCCTTGGATTTTGACGACATAGCAATAGATTTGAACAAACATCTTATCAAGCATCCTTCGGCTACGTTTTACGGCAGAGTTAGCGGTCATTCGTTAGAAGGAGCAGGAATTTCCGATGGCGATATATTGATAATCGATAGAAGTTTGGAACCCACCAACGATAAAATTGCGGTTTGCTACATTGATGGGGAATTTACCGCTAAGCGCATACACAAGCACAATAACGAGTTATGGCTGCTGCCCGAAAATTCGGAATATCAGCCAATAAAAGTCGAAGCTAACAGCAATTTCATAATTTGGGGTATAGTAACTTACGTAATTAAGTCAGTGTGA